The Methanobacterium lacus genome includes a region encoding these proteins:
- a CDS encoding alpha/beta fold hydrolase: MRYEKEFVSSSDSTVVGYRKMGNGPGLVLLHGGANSSQHFMELGECLSEDFTVYIPDRRGRGLSGDFGDQYCMEREMEDLDVVLRKTGAKYIFGLSSGALIALEAALNLPITKAAIYEPPLDIDNNVLSIMSFMKRFDREMAEGNIAAGTATMTKDFGSHFGLPKTITKLPHFLLELIFKVYLKTERVKEDEVPFNVLIPTFHYDYELVKEESGQVEKFRNLKAEVLLIGGTESPTFLKKTMKKLKNTIPNVRQVELSGLSHTGPLVTGNPKLVAEKLKDFFCA, translated from the coding sequence ATGAGATACGAAAAGGAATTTGTGAGTTCCAGTGATAGCACAGTAGTAGGTTACAGGAAGATGGGAAATGGTCCTGGACTGGTTCTTCTGCATGGTGGAGCTAATTCCTCCCAACATTTCATGGAACTTGGAGAATGCCTGTCTGAGGACTTCACAGTTTACATTCCAGATAGAAGGGGAAGGGGTTTAAGTGGTGATTTCGGTGATCAGTACTGTATGGAAAGGGAAATGGAAGATTTAGATGTTGTACTCAGAAAAACAGGTGCAAAGTACATTTTTGGACTCAGTTCAGGTGCTTTAATAGCACTGGAAGCTGCATTAAACCTTCCAATAACTAAAGCAGCAATCTACGAACCTCCACTAGACATAGATAACAATGTTTTAAGTATCATGTCATTCATGAAACGTTTTGACAGGGAGATGGCAGAGGGAAATATAGCAGCTGGAACTGCCACCATGACCAAAGATTTTGGAAGCCACTTCGGACTACCAAAGACAATTACAAAATTGCCCCATTTCCTTCTTGAACTAATTTTTAAAGTGTACCTCAAAACAGAACGGGTCAAGGAAGATGAAGTCCCATTTAATGTATTAATACCAACTTTTCATTACGACTACGAGTTAGTGAAGGAAGAGAGCGGTCAGGTAGAAAAGTTCAGAAATTTGAAGGCTGAGGTTTTATTAATTGGTGGAACTGAAAGTCCGACATTTTTAAAGAAAACCATGAAAAAGCTTAAAAATACCATTCCAAATGTTAGACAAGTTGAACTTAGTGGTCTTTCCCATACAGGTCCACTTGTAACGGGTAATCCCAAGTTAGTGGCAGAAAAATTGAAGGATTTCTTCTGTGCATGA
- a CDS encoding nitroreductase family protein, whose protein sequence is MNQTIETIKNRRSVRNYLPEQVKNDEMKIILEAAVYAPTGHNDQPWHFTVIQNPELINEISRGAKEAMGKTGEKWLENLAQNENYHIFHGAPTVVIVSGKKNATTPHADCSAAVENMLLAAESMNIGSCWIGFAAFYFTNPESLKKFDIPEENDVYFGVTLGYKAKENGKAPKRNRNVVTYFK, encoded by the coding sequence ATGAATCAAACCATTGAAACTATAAAAAATAGGCGTAGTGTAAGAAATTATCTTCCAGAACAGGTAAAGAACGATGAAATGAAAATAATTTTAGAAGCTGCTGTGTATGCTCCAACAGGTCATAATGACCAACCATGGCATTTTACAGTGATTCAAAATCCTGAACTTATAAATGAAATTAGTAGGGGTGCCAAGGAAGCCATGGGAAAAACAGGGGAGAAATGGCTGGAAAACCTTGCACAAAATGAGAATTATCATATATTCCACGGAGCACCCACCGTTGTAATTGTTTCAGGAAAGAAAAATGCAACCACGCCCCATGCAGACTGTTCAGCAGCAGTTGAGAACATGTTACTTGCAGCTGAAAGTATGAATATTGGTTCCTGCTGGATTGGGTTTGCAGCGTTCTACTTCACAAATCCTGAAAGTTTAAAGAAATTTGATATCCCCGAGGAAAATGATGTGTATTTCGGTGTTACATTGGGATACAAAGCAAAGGAAAATGGAAAAGCACCCAAGAGAAATAGGAATGTTGTAACCTATTTCAAGTAA
- a CDS encoding response regulator — MVEDEFIEAADLKKRLERLGYSVSGIVGTGEAAIQKAEELFPDLILMDIMLKGSMNGIQAADQIMEKSDIPVIYLTAYYDNDTLEKAKKTAPYGYIIKPYEDMGLRSAIEMAVYNHHNEQRLKNSAKVLKFSSEMLKEINR, encoded by the coding sequence ATTGTTGAAGACGAATTTATAGAAGCTGCAGATTTAAAAAAACGGCTTGAAAGATTGGGTTACTCTGTTTCAGGTATTGTGGGTACGGGTGAAGCTGCTATTCAAAAGGCTGAAGAACTGTTTCCAGATCTTATACTCATGGACATAATGCTCAAGGGAAGCATGAACGGAATTCAGGCAGCAGATCAGATCATGGAAAAAAGTGATATTCCAGTCATATATTTAACAGCCTACTACGACAACGACACCTTGGAAAAAGCCAAAAAAACAGCACCCTACGGTTACATTATCAAACCCTACGAAGACATGGGTTTAAGAAGTGCCATTGAAATGGCTGTTTACAACCATCACAACGAGCAACGCCTGAAAAACAGTGCCAAGGTACTGAAATTTTCGAGTGAAATGTTGAAGGAAATTAACAGATAA
- a CDS encoding MBL fold metallo-hydrolase, giving the protein MGKSKFTEVITGIYQFQGISNFYLVQDSESFVVDTGLPGKAGQLENCLNTLGKNPEDIGVIVLTHHHFDHTGSLNKIEQLTKAKIAAHKDDWPYVSGEKGDDGPFIMKPFTKLMNLIYNIKPVKTDMILEDGDKIANYTVIHTPGHTPGSICLYNPINKVLFVGDNMSYSNGVLNSPSGRLLPDPVNYKKSMEKLGKLDVETILTGHGEAVTTDANKLIEEFINH; this is encoded by the coding sequence ATGGGAAAATCCAAGTTTACCGAAGTTATAACTGGAATATACCAGTTTCAAGGCATTTCAAATTTTTATTTAGTACAAGATAGTGAAAGTTTTGTGGTTGACACAGGGCTACCAGGTAAGGCAGGACAACTTGAAAACTGTCTGAACACCCTGGGAAAAAATCCCGAAGATATTGGGGTGATAGTTTTAACACACCACCACTTCGACCACACAGGGAGTTTGAATAAAATAGAACAACTAACAAAGGCAAAAATTGCAGCTCACAAGGATGATTGGCCGTATGTTTCTGGAGAAAAAGGTGATGACGGTCCATTTATCATGAAACCCTTCACAAAACTTATGAACCTGATATACAATATTAAACCAGTTAAAACAGACATGATACTGGAAGATGGTGATAAAATAGCAAACTACACAGTTATACACACTCCTGGCCACACACCTGGAAGTATCTGTCTTTACAACCCAATTAACAAGGTTCTATTTGTGGGTGACAACATGAGTTACAGTAATGGTGTTTTAAATTCCCCATCAGGAAGATTACTTCCAGATCCAGTAAACTACAAAAAATCCATGGAAAAACTCGGCAAACTCGATGTGGAAACCATACTAACTGGTCATGGAGAAGCTGTAACCACAGATGCAAACAAGTTGATTGAAGAGTTCATAAACCATTGA